In Nocardioides conyzicola, one genomic interval encodes:
- the galE gene encoding UDP-glucose 4-epimerase GalE, translating to MSWLVTGGAGYIGSHVTQALRDADMRPVVLDDLSSGHASFVPDDVPFVEATILDQDTVAATLREHGVVGVIHLAGFKYAGVSVSRPLHTYEQNITGTARLLQAMTDTGVQSMVFSSSAATYGTTDVDLVTEETPTHPESPYGETKLAGEWLIRDVGRATGLRHTSLRYFNVVGSGSPALYDTSPHNLFPLVFDALVEGRTPHINGDDYPTPDGTCVRDYVHVTDLAQSHVVAAQRLLAGDDLEPVYNLGSGEGVSVRQIMDAVRDATGIDFEPEVQARRPGDPARIVASGELAARDLDWAMRHDLHDMVQSAWDARRQATTPA from the coding sequence ATGAGCTGGCTGGTCACCGGAGGCGCCGGGTACATCGGATCGCACGTCACGCAGGCACTGCGTGACGCCGACATGCGGCCGGTGGTGCTCGACGACCTGTCGTCCGGCCACGCGTCGTTCGTGCCCGACGACGTGCCGTTCGTCGAGGCCACGATCCTCGACCAGGACACCGTCGCGGCCACCCTGCGCGAGCACGGCGTCGTCGGCGTGATCCACCTGGCGGGCTTCAAGTACGCCGGGGTGTCGGTCAGCCGGCCGCTGCACACCTACGAGCAGAACATCACCGGCACCGCCCGCCTCCTCCAGGCGATGACCGACACCGGCGTGCAGTCGATGGTCTTCTCGTCGAGCGCGGCGACGTACGGCACCACCGACGTCGACCTGGTCACCGAGGAGACGCCGACCCACCCGGAGTCGCCGTACGGCGAGACCAAGCTGGCCGGCGAGTGGCTGATCCGCGACGTCGGCCGGGCCACCGGGCTGCGGCACACCTCGCTGAGGTACTTCAACGTCGTCGGCTCGGGCTCGCCCGCGCTCTACGACACCAGCCCGCACAACCTCTTCCCGCTCGTCTTCGACGCGCTCGTCGAGGGCCGCACCCCGCACATCAACGGCGACGACTACCCGACGCCGGACGGCACCTGCGTGCGCGACTACGTGCACGTGACCGACCTGGCGCAGTCCCACGTCGTCGCCGCGCAGCGCCTCCTGGCCGGCGACGACCTCGAGCCGGTCTACAACCTCGGCAGCGGCGAGGGTGTGTCGGTGCGGCAGATCATGGACGCCGTGCGCGACGCCACCGGCATCGACTTCGAGCCCGAGGTGCAGGCCCGCCGACCCGGCGACCCGGCCCGCATCGTGGCCAGCGGCGAGCTGGCCGCGCGCGACCTCGACTGGGCGATGCGGCACGACCTGCACGACATGGTGCAGTCGGCCTGGGACGCGCGTCGGCAGGCCACGACGCCGGCCTGA
- a CDS encoding N-acetylmuramoyl-L-alanine amidase — MSSRLVRLIALTGALLLLGAPAYADRPDASARDTDLPLAGRVVVLDPGHQLGNHNFPRRIDRLVPDGRGGRKACNTTGTATSAGLAEATFVWRVARRVQARLERLGATVVLTRTSNSSDRWGPCVDARGRAGNKARADLELSIHGDGNLKRGARGFHVIAAPDRDRGSLRLARLTRAALVRQDLPVANYIAGGDGLDQRTDLATLNLSRVPTVMVELGNMRDRVDARRMASPAGRTTYARGLVAGVRDYLG; from the coding sequence ATGTCCTCGCGTCTGGTCCGGCTGATCGCGCTCACCGGAGCGTTGCTGCTCCTCGGGGCGCCGGCGTACGCCGACCGGCCGGACGCGTCCGCGCGCGACACTGACCTGCCGCTCGCCGGCCGGGTCGTCGTGCTCGACCCGGGTCACCAGCTCGGCAACCACAACTTCCCGCGCCGGATCGACCGGCTGGTGCCCGACGGCCGCGGGGGCCGCAAGGCCTGCAACACCACCGGCACCGCGACGTCGGCCGGCCTGGCGGAGGCGACGTTCGTCTGGCGGGTTGCCCGCCGGGTCCAGGCGCGGTTGGAGCGCCTCGGCGCCACCGTGGTGCTGACCCGGACGAGCAACAGCAGCGACCGGTGGGGGCCGTGCGTGGACGCGCGGGGCCGCGCGGGCAACAAGGCGCGGGCCGATCTCGAGCTCAGCATCCACGGCGACGGCAACCTGAAGCGCGGCGCGCGTGGGTTCCACGTGATTGCGGCCCCGGACCGCGATCGAGGCTCGCTCCGGCTGGCGCGGCTCACCCGCGCCGCGCTGGTGCGCCAGGACCTCCCCGTTGCCAACTACATCGCCGGCGGCGACGGCCTCGACCAGCGCACGGACCTGGCCACGCTCAACCTGTCGCGGGTGCCGACGGTGATGGTCGAGCTCGGCAACATGCGCGACCGCGTCGACGCGCGCCGGATGGCGTCACCGGCCGGGCGTACGACGTACGCCCGGGGCCTGGTCGCCGGGGTCCGCGACTACCTGGGCTGA
- a CDS encoding TetR/AcrR family transcriptional regulator: MSPGEEPRRGRGRPRTPGAEDKILAAALDEYGEHGWAGFTMDAVARRAGVGKSTVYLRWHDKDALLTDAVTSRGMELTTVDTGTLEGDLTQLAVNLLRHFHSAPGWAALRVTFDCASSTEPLGDFSQAVSQVHSRQVEQICQRAIDRGEMIEDYPLGAVTEAIYGAAMINSLSERLESRTDDDTAIETRAASVVAMVLRGIATGQPR; encoded by the coding sequence ATGAGCCCTGGGGAGGAGCCGCGCCGCGGTCGGGGTCGTCCCCGCACCCCGGGCGCCGAGGACAAGATCCTCGCCGCCGCGCTGGACGAGTACGGCGAGCACGGCTGGGCGGGCTTCACGATGGACGCGGTCGCGCGGCGGGCCGGGGTCGGCAAGTCGACGGTCTACCTGCGCTGGCACGACAAGGACGCGCTGCTGACCGACGCGGTGACCAGCCGCGGGATGGAGCTCACGACCGTCGACACCGGCACGCTCGAGGGCGACCTCACGCAGCTCGCGGTCAACCTGCTGCGGCACTTCCACTCCGCGCCCGGCTGGGCCGCGCTGCGCGTGACCTTCGACTGCGCGAGCTCGACCGAGCCGCTGGGCGACTTCTCCCAGGCCGTGTCCCAGGTCCACAGCCGGCAGGTCGAGCAGATCTGCCAGCGTGCCATCGACCGCGGCGAGATGATCGAGGACTACCCGCTCGGCGCCGTCACCGAGGCGATCTACGGCGCCGCGATGATCAACTCGCTCTCCGAGCGGCTCGAGAGCCGGACGGACGACGACACGGCGATCGAGACCCGCGCGGCGTCCGTGGTCGCGATGGTGCTGCGCGGGATCGCGACCGGTCAGCCCAGGTAG
- a CDS encoding TetR/AcrR family transcriptional regulator — protein sequence MTSGDEPPRRGRGRPRSPGAEQKILHAALEEYTEHGWAGFTMDGVARRASFGKSTLYLRWPDKDALLTDAVRLRSRTVVEVDTGSLRGDLTALATAVFREFADPEGWAGFRMVVDSASASQPLGGFTREISGVHREIIGAIFARARDRGELSGEVDPVSITDLVYGAGLFFTLGRRLDHQAVTEEVLAARVADVVQVIVAGID from the coding sequence ATGACATCGGGGGATGAGCCGCCGCGACGTGGTCGCGGTCGGCCGCGTTCGCCGGGAGCCGAGCAGAAGATCCTGCACGCGGCGCTCGAGGAGTACACCGAGCACGGCTGGGCCGGCTTCACCATGGACGGCGTCGCTCGCCGCGCCAGCTTCGGCAAGTCCACGCTCTACCTGCGCTGGCCGGACAAGGACGCGCTGCTCACCGACGCCGTACGCCTGCGCAGCCGGACCGTCGTCGAGGTCGACACCGGCTCGCTGCGGGGGGACCTCACCGCCCTGGCGACCGCCGTCTTCCGCGAGTTCGCCGACCCCGAGGGGTGGGCGGGGTTCCGGATGGTCGTCGACAGCGCGAGCGCGAGCCAGCCGCTGGGCGGCTTCACCCGCGAGATCAGCGGGGTGCACCGCGAGATCATCGGGGCGATCTTCGCCCGGGCCCGGGACCGGGGCGAGCTGAGCGGCGAGGTCGACCCGGTGTCGATCACCGACCTCGTGTACGGCGCCGGGCTCTTCTTCACGCTCGGCCGACGGCTCGACCACCAGGCGGTCACCGAGGAGGTGCTGGCCGCCCGGGTGGCCGACGTCGTGCAGGTGATCGTCGCCGGGATCGACTGA
- a CDS encoding glucosyl-3-phosphoglycerate synthase, translating to MPDAAAPPDARSDVAEWSRRHTHHWDDWTLDSLVAAKGSRVVSLVVPARNEAATVGDVVAQVRLALVETVQLVDEIVVIDSDSTDETYAVATDAGATVHRSVEIRPDLGTRPGKGEAMWKSLFVTAGELVVFMDADLVDWDTHFVPGLLGPLLTDPSVELVKGFYERPLVSDGAAVPFEGGRVTELVARPLVRLLFPELAGLHQPLAGEWAVRRSLFEQLHVPHEYAVELAALIDTERARGLDAIAQVDLGVRAHRHQSLRDLSGMATQILAAALARTGAGPAVEERPPAVSVG from the coding sequence GTGCCCGACGCTGCCGCTCCGCCCGACGCACGGTCGGACGTGGCGGAGTGGTCCCGGCGGCACACGCACCACTGGGACGACTGGACCCTCGACTCGCTCGTCGCGGCCAAGGGGTCGCGGGTCGTCAGCCTCGTCGTCCCCGCCCGCAACGAGGCCGCGACGGTCGGCGACGTGGTCGCGCAGGTGCGCCTCGCGCTCGTCGAGACCGTCCAGCTGGTCGACGAGATCGTCGTCATCGACTCCGACTCGACCGACGAGACGTACGCCGTCGCGACCGATGCCGGCGCGACCGTGCACCGCTCGGTCGAGATCCGGCCCGACCTCGGCACCCGCCCGGGCAAGGGCGAGGCGATGTGGAAGTCGCTCTTCGTGACGGCCGGGGAGCTGGTCGTCTTCATGGACGCCGACCTGGTCGACTGGGACACCCACTTCGTGCCGGGGCTGCTCGGGCCGCTGCTCACCGACCCGTCGGTCGAGCTGGTCAAGGGCTTCTACGAGCGACCCCTCGTCTCGGACGGCGCCGCGGTCCCCTTCGAGGGCGGACGCGTCACCGAGCTGGTCGCCCGCCCGCTGGTCCGGCTGCTCTTCCCCGAGCTGGCCGGGCTGCACCAGCCGCTGGCGGGGGAGTGGGCCGTGCGCCGGTCGCTCTTCGAGCAGCTGCACGTCCCGCACGAGTACGCCGTCGAGCTCGCGGCCCTCATCGACACCGAGCGGGCCCGCGGGCTCGACGCGATCGCGCAGGTCGACCTCGGCGTACGCGCCCACCGGCACCAGTCCCTGCGCGACCTCAGCGGCATGGCGACCCAGATCCTCGCCGCCGCCCTGGCGCGGACCGGCGCCGGGCCGGCCGTGGAGGAGCGGCCGCCGGCGGTGAGCGTCGGATGA
- the folP gene encoding dihydropteroate synthase: MTLRLGRHSFDDDATLMMAIVNRTPDSFYDQGATWAEDSAFDRVSLVVSQGAEIVDIGGIKAAPGVEITAAEERSRVVEFVARVREAFPDVVISVDTWRASVAEAVCAAGADVINDAWGGADPELVDAAAAGGAAIICTHTGGVTPRTRPYRIEYDDVVAAAIADTTAYAARAVAAGVPRESVVIDPAHDFGKNTFHSLELTRRLGEMVDTGYPVLVSLSNKDFVGETLDLPVGSRLVGTLAATAVCALAGARIYRVHEVVETRQVVDMVSSIAGRRPPRRAIRGLQ; the protein is encoded by the coding sequence ATGACGCTCCGGCTGGGACGCCACAGCTTCGACGACGACGCCACGCTGATGATGGCGATCGTCAACCGCACGCCCGACTCGTTCTACGACCAGGGCGCGACCTGGGCCGAGGACAGCGCCTTCGACCGGGTCTCGCTGGTCGTCTCGCAGGGCGCCGAGATCGTCGACATCGGCGGCATCAAGGCGGCCCCCGGGGTGGAGATCACGGCCGCGGAGGAGAGGTCGCGGGTGGTCGAGTTCGTGGCCCGGGTGCGGGAGGCCTTCCCGGACGTCGTGATCTCCGTCGACACCTGGCGCGCGTCCGTGGCGGAGGCCGTGTGCGCGGCCGGCGCCGACGTCATCAACGACGCGTGGGGCGGCGCCGACCCCGAGCTCGTCGATGCCGCCGCCGCGGGTGGCGCCGCGATCATCTGCACCCACACCGGCGGGGTCACGCCCCGGACCCGCCCCTATCGCATCGAGTACGACGACGTGGTGGCCGCCGCGATCGCCGACACGACGGCGTACGCCGCCCGGGCCGTGGCCGCCGGGGTCCCGCGGGAATCGGTGGTGATCGACCCGGCCCACGACTTCGGCAAGAACACCTTCCACTCGCTCGAGCTCACCCGCCGGCTCGGCGAGATGGTCGACACCGGCTACCCGGTGCTGGTGTCGCTGTCCAACAAGGACTTCGTGGGGGAGACCCTCGACCTGCCGGTCGGGTCGCGCCTTGTCGGGACGCTCGCCGCCACCGCGGTCTGCGCCCTCGCCGGCGCCCGGATCTACCGCGTGCACGAGGTGGTCGAGACCCGCCAGGTCGTCGACATGGTCTCCTCGATCGCCGGCCGTCGCCCGCCCCGCCGCGCGATCCGGGGCCTGCAGTGA
- a CDS encoding dihydrofolate reductase family protein, with product MRVLVGPDTDDLAELYAVPPDRRGEPWLRVNMVSSLDGAATGESGKSGSLNNAADKLVFDHLRSVADVIVVGAGTARIEGYRPAGRPMVVVSRGRELPEGLRDAPADEVLLVPLRDPAAFKRMLVDRGWTSILCEGGPSLLGHLLTAGVVDELCTTTVPLLVGGEHPRIVQSPPVDVPLRLHTLLESDGTLLARWLL from the coding sequence GTGAGGGTGCTGGTCGGCCCGGACACCGACGACCTCGCCGAGCTGTACGCCGTCCCGCCGGACCGACGGGGCGAGCCCTGGCTGCGGGTCAACATGGTGTCGTCCCTGGACGGCGCCGCGACCGGCGAGTCCGGCAAGAGCGGGTCGCTCAACAACGCGGCCGACAAGCTCGTCTTCGACCACCTCCGGTCGGTCGCCGACGTGATCGTCGTCGGTGCCGGGACCGCCCGCATCGAGGGCTACCGGCCGGCCGGCCGGCCGATGGTCGTGGTCAGCAGAGGGCGCGAGCTCCCCGAGGGACTGCGGGACGCCCCGGCCGACGAGGTGCTGCTCGTGCCGCTCCGCGACCCGGCTGCGTTCAAGCGGATGCTGGTCGACCGCGGGTGGACCAGCATCCTCTGCGAGGGCGGCCCGTCCCTGCTCGGGCACCTGCTGACGGCGGGCGTCGTCGACGAGCTCTGCACGACGACCGTCCCGCTGCTGGTCGGCGGCGAGCACCCGAGGATCGTGCAGAGCCCGCCGGTCGACGTACCGCTGCGGCTGCACACACTGCTCGAGTCCGACGGCACGCTGCTCGCGCGCTGGCTCCTCTGA
- a CDS encoding acyl-CoA synthetase, which produces MTSPLVDQARRQTLGDLPRRTAQRVPDKLAVVDGDVRLTFAELDAVVDRTAAAIHAHGLAPGDKLALLCHNSWQFVVLNFACARAGVVLVPINFMLGADEVAFILDRSGSTAFVVEDGLLPVAEDALGAATSGTVMTRAVVRLGGGDVPEGWADLQDWLDHEGTPYDVVLGDDDPVRMMFTSGTESRPKGALLSSRSLMWQYVSCALDGQMSADDVELHTLPLYHCAQLDCFLGVDVYLGATSIILPAPDPGAILRAIAEHRVTKFFAPPTIWIGLLRHPDFDTADLSSLRKGYYGASPMPVAVLEEMSRRLPDVDLWNFYGQTEMSPLATILGPDEQLTHPGSAGRAALNVETRIVDDQDRPVPAGTVGEIAHRSPHATLGYYLDKDKTAEAFRGGWFHSGDLGYLDDGGRLYVVDRKKDMIKSGGENVASREVEEAIYLLDGVAEVAVFGVDHPRWVEAVAAVVVPKPGAALTPDAVIEHTRSVLAGFKTPKYVVVVDALPKNPSGKILKRELRAEHADLAAADG; this is translated from the coding sequence ATGACCTCCCCGCTCGTGGACCAGGCGCGCCGACAGACGCTCGGCGACCTCCCCCGTCGTACGGCGCAGCGCGTGCCCGACAAGCTCGCCGTCGTCGACGGGGACGTCCGGCTGACCTTCGCGGAGCTCGATGCGGTCGTGGACCGGACGGCGGCCGCCATCCACGCCCACGGTCTCGCTCCCGGCGACAAGCTCGCGCTGCTGTGTCACAACAGCTGGCAGTTCGTGGTCCTCAACTTCGCCTGCGCGCGGGCCGGCGTGGTCCTGGTGCCGATCAACTTCATGCTCGGCGCCGACGAGGTCGCGTTCATCCTCGACCGCAGCGGCTCGACGGCGTTCGTGGTCGAGGACGGACTGCTGCCGGTGGCCGAGGATGCGCTCGGGGCCGCGACCAGCGGGACGGTCATGACCCGTGCGGTCGTCCGGCTCGGCGGCGGCGACGTCCCCGAGGGCTGGGCCGACCTCCAGGACTGGCTCGACCACGAGGGCACGCCGTACGACGTGGTGCTCGGCGACGACGACCCGGTGCGGATGATGTTCACCTCGGGCACCGAGTCACGGCCGAAGGGCGCGCTGCTGTCGAGCCGGTCCTTGATGTGGCAGTACGTGTCGTGCGCGCTCGACGGGCAGATGAGCGCCGACGACGTCGAGCTGCACACGCTGCCGCTCTACCACTGCGCGCAGCTCGACTGCTTCCTCGGCGTCGACGTCTACCTCGGCGCGACCAGCATCATCCTGCCGGCGCCCGACCCGGGCGCGATCCTGCGGGCGATCGCGGAGCACCGGGTGACGAAGTTCTTCGCGCCCCCGACGATCTGGATCGGGCTGCTGCGCCACCCCGACTTCGACACCGCCGACCTGTCGTCGCTGCGCAAGGGCTACTACGGCGCCTCGCCGATGCCGGTCGCCGTGCTCGAGGAGATGAGCCGCCGGCTCCCCGACGTCGACCTCTGGAACTTCTACGGCCAGACCGAGATGTCCCCGCTCGCCACGATCCTCGGACCCGACGAGCAGCTGACCCATCCCGGGTCGGCCGGCCGCGCTGCGCTCAACGTCGAGACCCGGATCGTCGACGACCAGGACCGGCCCGTGCCCGCCGGGACCGTCGGCGAGATCGCCCACCGATCGCCGCACGCGACCCTCGGCTACTACCTCGACAAGGACAAGACAGCGGAGGCCTTCCGCGGCGGCTGGTTCCACTCCGGCGACCTCGGCTACCTCGACGACGGCGGCCGGCTCTACGTCGTGGACCGCAAGAAGGACATGATCAAGTCCGGCGGGGAGAACGTCGCCAGCCGCGAGGTCGAGGAGGCCATCTACCTGCTCGACGGCGTCGCCGAGGTCGCCGTCTTCGGCGTCGACCACCCGCGCTGGGTCGAGGCGGTCGCCGCGGTCGTCGTACCCAAGCCCGGTGCCGCCCTGACCCCCGACGCCGTCATCGAGCACACGCGGTCGGTGCTGGCCGGCTTCAAGACGCCCAAGTACGTCGTCGTGGTCGATGCCCTCCCCAAGAACCCGTCCGGCAAGATCCTCAAGCGCGAGCTGCGGGCCGAGCACGCCGACCTGGCGGCCGCGGACGGCTGA
- a CDS encoding LLM class flavin-dependent oxidoreductase: MTLPVMEPDLWAQGAATLEEWARAVDDGPWSSLCWGERMAFDNPHSLTLLGAVAAWTSRARLTTTVVVPQLHDPVSLAKALATGDQLCHGRLSVGLGVGGREEDYRAAGVPLSSRTMGDMADRVAVMKRVWAGDKVTDSVRPVGPLPVQPGGPELLVGTLGPRTIRSAAAWADGLAGMSLDLDLAEMARVFTLTREAWADEGRRTPRVTTSFWFALGPADRAREQVRRHLRHYMNWIPEQYVDALAATAGFAGTPAELRDLLRRVEDLGCDEVQLIPTDSSVGQVHELAELLV; the protein is encoded by the coding sequence ATGACGTTGCCCGTGATGGAGCCGGACCTGTGGGCGCAGGGCGCCGCGACGCTCGAGGAGTGGGCGCGTGCGGTCGACGACGGGCCCTGGTCGTCGCTGTGCTGGGGCGAGCGGATGGCGTTCGACAACCCGCACTCGCTCACGCTGCTCGGCGCGGTCGCCGCCTGGACCTCGCGGGCCCGGCTCACCACGACGGTCGTCGTGCCCCAGCTGCACGACCCGGTGTCGCTGGCCAAGGCGCTCGCCACCGGTGACCAGCTGTGCCACGGACGGCTCTCGGTCGGGCTCGGCGTGGGCGGGCGCGAGGAGGACTACCGAGCTGCAGGGGTGCCCCTGTCGTCGAGGACGATGGGCGACATGGCCGACCGGGTCGCGGTCATGAAGCGCGTCTGGGCGGGCGACAAGGTCACGGACTCCGTGCGGCCGGTCGGGCCGCTGCCCGTGCAGCCCGGCGGGCCGGAGCTGCTGGTCGGCACCCTCGGGCCGCGCACGATCCGGTCGGCGGCGGCGTGGGCCGACGGCCTCGCCGGGATGTCGCTCGACCTCGACCTCGCCGAGATGGCCCGCGTCTTCACGCTCACCCGCGAGGCCTGGGCGGATGAGGGGCGCCGTACGCCGCGGGTCACGACGTCGTTCTGGTTCGCGCTGGGACCGGCCGACCGGGCCCGCGAGCAGGTCCGCCGGCACCTGCGGCACTACATGAACTGGATCCCCGAGCAGTACGTCGACGCGCTGGCCGCCACCGCCGGCTTCGCCGGTACGCCGGCCGAGCTGCGCGACCTGCTGCGCCGCGTCGAGGACCTCGGCTGCGACGAGGTGCAGCTGATCCCGACCGACTCGTCGGTCGGCCAGGTCCACGAGCTCGCCGAGCTGCTGGTCTGA
- a CDS encoding TIGR03617 family F420-dependent LLM class oxidoreductase: MLLDIQLDARPDHAVDRARELAATGIAGLFTFEGPHDVFLPLAASASAGVDVDLMTNVAIAMPRSPMHLANAAYDLQLMSGGRFRLGLGSQIKPHIEKRYGATWSPPAARMREIVLAVKAILGSWQDGTPLHFEGEHTRHTLMPPTFVPGPNPYGVAPVLLGALGPVMTRTAAEVADGLLVMPFHSHRHFRDRTLPAVDEGLSRSGRTRADFSILPQAIVAMGRTEAEMEAATVGVRGLLAFYGSTPAYVPVLEAEGWEGVQPELNRLSKTGDFGAMFALVTDEMLATLAVRGTPEECAAEIGRRFGDVAERVCCYFPGYEPPAEQVAALAGALGQL; this comes from the coding sequence GTGCTCCTCGACATCCAGCTCGACGCCCGTCCCGACCACGCCGTCGACCGGGCGCGGGAGCTGGCCGCGACCGGCATCGCCGGGCTCTTCACGTTCGAGGGCCCCCACGACGTCTTCCTCCCGCTCGCCGCCTCCGCCTCGGCGGGCGTCGACGTCGACCTGATGACCAACGTCGCGATCGCCATGCCGCGCAGCCCGATGCACCTCGCCAACGCGGCGTACGACCTGCAGCTGATGTCGGGCGGGCGCTTCCGCCTCGGTCTCGGGTCGCAGATCAAGCCGCACATCGAGAAGAGGTACGGCGCCACGTGGTCGCCGCCGGCCGCACGGATGCGCGAGATCGTGCTCGCGGTCAAGGCGATCCTCGGCTCCTGGCAGGACGGCACCCCGCTGCACTTCGAGGGCGAGCACACCCGGCACACGCTGATGCCGCCGACGTTCGTCCCCGGGCCCAACCCGTACGGCGTCGCGCCGGTGCTGCTCGGCGCGCTCGGGCCGGTGATGACGCGGACGGCCGCCGAGGTCGCCGACGGGCTGCTGGTGATGCCGTTCCACAGCCACCGGCACTTCCGCGACCGGACGCTGCCGGCGGTGGACGAGGGCCTGTCCCGCTCCGGCCGGACCCGCGCCGACTTCTCGATCCTGCCGCAGGCGATCGTGGCGATGGGGCGGACCGAGGCCGAGATGGAGGCCGCGACGGTGGGGGTGCGCGGACTGCTCGCGTTCTACGGCTCCACCCCGGCGTACGTCCCCGTGCTCGAGGCCGAGGGCTGGGAGGGCGTGCAGCCCGAGCTCAACCGCCTGTCGAAGACGGGCGACTTCGGCGCGATGTTCGCGCTGGTGACCGACGAGATGCTCGCGACCCTGGCCGTCCGGGGCACCCCCGAGGAGTGCGCCGCCGAGATCGGGCGCCGGTTCGGCGACGTCGCCGAGCGGGTGTGCTGCTACTTCCCCGGCTACGAGCCGCCGGCGGAGCAGGTGGCGGCGCTGGCCGGGGCGCTGGGTCAGCTGTAG
- a CDS encoding type VII secretion target: MSYEVLVDNLRAAAGRYEKVADSLGSDGVEIDHVDPTSFGHVELAAWVKAVGEQLDKATVALHDGATGLGDSLDAAANHYETTDETIGSVFQSPLINGGGPLSPSSPFGTFGTPSGPR; the protein is encoded by the coding sequence ATGAGCTACGAAGTACTGGTCGACAATCTGCGCGCGGCCGCCGGCCGCTACGAGAAGGTGGCCGACAGCCTGGGATCCGACGGGGTCGAGATCGACCACGTCGACCCGACGTCGTTCGGGCACGTGGAGCTGGCCGCGTGGGTCAAGGCGGTGGGCGAGCAGCTCGACAAGGCGACCGTGGCCCTGCACGACGGTGCCACCGGCCTCGGCGACAGCCTCGACGCCGCAGCGAACCACTACGAGACCACGGACGAGACCATCGGCAGCGTCTTCCAGAGCCCGCTCATCAACGGCGGTGGCCCGCTCAGCCCGTCCTCGCCCTTCGGCACCTTCGGCACGCCGAGCGGTCCGCGATGA
- a CDS encoding putative T7SS-secreted protein, protein MSLPEGAELGSTTDPKALIKGEPSQVRANATRLSDESTRVSGLADDFDAITIAGWSGGFGEPAYASARSAEQKKWTAYADVLTKASKSLSTYAGALTTAQSKAADAIKKWQEAEAASDKAVTDYNNAVDNYNAYVNRQVCVPSYGGGPVTPSMGPGKPGPFVDPGDAMREEAKQILEDARKALDEAGMVAVEELGGLPGAKVETSSGPGASTEAKGPSIDWGNWSKTYGGGKPGTSDDGKPDSKWTINFGEVSAEAHAWGAEGSVEDYWGDVKVHADGKITVAGVEAGAGGKLDSNGLTAEAHAAATLIKLEGSAGGEWGIAEAEVKGEASVEAEAKGDLTIGKDGVHAGGEAFAGGKIEGSISGDVGGVGAEGKAEGWAGIGIAGDLDFGMKDGKFEIGGEGGIGLGLGGKLSGHITIDPVEIVETGGDIIDGIGDFLS, encoded by the coding sequence ATGAGCCTCCCCGAAGGAGCCGAGCTCGGCTCGACCACCGACCCCAAGGCGCTGATCAAGGGCGAGCCGAGCCAGGTCCGCGCCAACGCCACCCGCCTGTCGGACGAGTCCACCCGCGTCTCCGGGCTGGCCGACGACTTCGACGCCATCACCATCGCCGGCTGGTCCGGCGGCTTCGGCGAGCCGGCGTACGCCAGCGCCCGCTCGGCCGAGCAGAAGAAGTGGACGGCGTACGCCGACGTCCTGACCAAGGCGTCCAAATCGCTCTCGACGTACGCCGGCGCGCTGACCACCGCGCAGAGCAAGGCCGCCGACGCGATCAAGAAGTGGCAGGAGGCCGAGGCGGCCTCCGACAAGGCGGTCACCGACTACAACAACGCGGTCGACAACTACAACGCCTACGTCAACCGCCAGGTCTGCGTGCCGTCGTACGGCGGCGGCCCGGTCACCCCGTCCATGGGACCCGGGAAGCCGGGACCGTTCGTCGACCCCGGTGACGCGATGCGCGAGGAGGCCAAGCAGATCCTCGAGGACGCCCGCAAGGCGCTCGACGAGGCGGGCATGGTCGCCGTCGAGGAGCTCGGCGGCCTGCCGGGGGCCAAGGTCGAGACGTCGTCGGGTCCGGGGGCCTCGACCGAGGCCAAGGGCCCGAGCATCGACTGGGGCAACTGGTCCAAGACCTACGGCGGCGGCAAGCCGGGCACCAGCGACGACGGCAAGCCCGACAGCAAGTGGACGATCAACTTCGGCGAGGTGAGCGCCGAGGCGCACGCCTGGGGTGCCGAAGGATCCGTCGAGGACTACTGGGGCGACGTCAAGGTCCACGCCGACGGCAAGATCACCGTCGCGGGCGTGGAGGCCGGCGCGGGCGGCAAGCTCGACTCCAACGGACTCACGGCCGAGGCGCACGCCGCGGCGACCCTGATCAAGCTCGAGGGCTCGGCCGGCGGCGAGTGGGGCATCGCCGAGGCCGAGGTCAAGGGCGAGGCGTCGGTCGAGGCGGAGGCCAAGGGCGACCTCACGATCGGCAAGGACGGCGTGCACGCCGGCGGCGAGGCGTTCGCCGGCGGCAAGATCGAGGGCAGCATCAGCGGGGACGTCGGCGGCGTCGGGGCTGAGGGCAAGGCCGAGGGCTGGGCCGGTATCGGGATCGCCGGCGACCTGGACTTCGGCATGAAGGACGGCAAGTTCGAGATCGGCGGCGAGGGCGGCATCGGGCTCGGCCTCGGCGGCAAGCTCAGCGGCCACATCACGATCGACCCGGTGGAGATCGTCGAGACCGGTGGCGACATCATCGACGGCATCGGAGACTTCCTGTCATGA